The genomic window ataccaCTTTACTTGGTGACCCATCAGCTCCCATAGATTTCAAGACCATCTCAATGCTGGTGATTCTCAAAGCTACCTCTCCTGCCCActcctctctgctgacctccagtctcatCTTGCCAATTGTCTCTCAGACATCTCAAAATGGTTGCTTAAATGCAATTTGTCCAAAttggaaaactcattttctttcctcctaaatCCTCTTTCACTTCTAAACTTCCCTGTTACTTGTGGTATCACCATCATCCTCCAGTCTCCCTAAGATGGTGGCCTAggtatcatccttgactcttcactctGATTGTCTTCCCCAAACTCAGCCTATTGACAAGGCCTGTCGATTTTTCCTTTGCAgcatctctcctctctccaatgtGGCCCCATCTCTCCCGATACTGCTTTCAACACTCCCCCACCTCCCTCCTTTTGCACTTCACACCTGGACTATGCACCAGTCTGGGGCTGGCTCTGCCAACCTTAAGTGTCTCCCACTTCAGTCCTTCCTCTATTGAACCACTAATGTGGTTTTCCTAATTAGGTGACCTCCCCACTCAGTAACCTGAATGGCTCAAATACAGAATCTTCTGTCTggtgttcaaagcccttcatcacctatttcctcccctcctctctgtcCTGGTCTTTTTTACAACTTACTCCCACCACCTCGTACTTTTGGATCTAGTAAGGCAGGCCAGGAGGCTGTCTCCACACAGACCTGACATCTCAGGACCTTTCCTCGGGCTGAGCCCACCTGGGATACCCTCCTTCCTCATCTCGGCCTCTTGGCTTCCCTCAAGTACCAGCTAAAACCCCACATTCTTCCCAAGCCTCTTCTTTGCTGTCTTTTTTTGTAGGTCTAGTGCTCAGCACAGAGCCTGGGACATCGGGGGTACCCAATGAAGCTGGACTTGCTGCCTGAGCAACAGCAGGATGCCAGAGGGAGGCCCAGGCCAGGCCCCACTCTTCTGCCATGGCCCCTCACCTGCAGGCGCTGCCCGTCTCAATCATCCTGATGACGTCATCTGCTGAGTCCACCAGGTGCTCCTGCAGCCCCACTACCTGGACCTGTTGCTTGCCATCTTCTAGTACCCGAAGCTTGGCCTTCTTGTTCAGAAGGTCAAAGAGCTACAGTGGGAAAAGTAGAGGGCACACAAGCTGGCAGAAGTGGCCATAAGCACCACAAAGGGGCACAGCTGGCAGAGATGGCCAGTAGATGctacttttcttccctttccccctacCACTCCACTTCCTCTGGGTACTGAGGGCTAGGGAAGGAAGCTGGGTCAGAAGAACAGTTGGGAAGAAAACCTTCACGAGGAAAGCTTGGTGTCAAGGTCAGCAAAGATTCCCTTGCCAAGGGAAAAGCTCTTTGGGGTACTAGGACTGTCTGGAATCCTGGCCTGAGCCCCAAGTTCTGAGAGCTGAGCAGTTCTCTCAGGGGCTGCTGGCCTGGGTGAGCTCCCCTCAGTTTCACAGCAGATCAGGGTCCCCTGACCCACTTCCATCCCATCGACTGACCTTCCCATTGTAGATCTCAAAGAAGGTCACGTAAACTTCGAGGCCAAGGTTTTTGTATCGGGGTTGATTCTTTAGCAAGAAGACATCTCGTGCTagaggaaagagacaggaagTAGGAACGTCCAGGGAGCAGCCATTCACTCCAGCAAGGATGGGGAGGGGTGACCTGGGCTAGGATAGGGAGGGatttcagattggtcaatatgaggTAAGGCTTCCATGGGACTTACAAGCAAATGCGTAGATACCCTTGGATGCATTCTGGTTTTTCCCAGAGAAGTCGCCGCCCATTGTCTACAAAAGGAAGTAGCAGTTTTGTGAGTTGAGGGGCCATCCCCAGGATCCAGCACAGAGCAGGAGGCCTTCAACAAGAGACCCAAGAGaatcccctctcctctccctttacACTCTCCTCCCTGTGGAGACTCAGGGACAAGATGGCACTCTGAGAAGGCTCCCAGGCCAGGCTCTGTATACAAGTCGCCTCCTAGCAAGGGTTCAGCCCCTTAGTGGAACTCACATGGGTTTTGCCACTGCCTGTCTGGCCATATGCGAAGCAGGTTGCTTTTCCTCCTTCAAAGATCGTCTGTACCAATGGTCTGGCTGTGAACCTACAAGGAAAGAAGGCTGGGGGCTGAGGGCAAGCTGCTGCCATCTAAAGCACATCCTGACCCCCCTCTCTGGCTTGCTCTGATAAGTTATATCTTAACCCCTTTTATTAACTTGGCAGAACTGGGAAAGGCTTGACGAACCCCAAACTCCCATGTCACATCAGAGCCTGTCTTTGAAATGACCAACAGCAAAGGgccagaaaagatttttttctgctCCTCTGGAAAGCCCTAATCAACACTGGCTCCTGCCATCCTGGTTGGTGCAGGAATATGCCTCTTGGGCTTAAGGCCAAACCTCACAATTTGTGTTGGGCAGAACCAGAATGTCAAGCAAAATCCCACAGGGGCTCAAAGGGTCTGGAGTTCCCCCACAGGTTGGGGTGGAGGGGGCCCCAAGGTTGGGCTGGCAGGACCCCCTTACCTGTAGACAACCTCATTGGAGGCTGTTTCATCGAAGGCAAAATCAAAGCGGAAGGCCTGGTTCTCCAGGTATTTGGTCAGGTCCACTTTCAGCTTGGGCTCATGCACCAGAAGGAGGCACTTGCTGGGGACCGAGATCACATCAAACTCCTTCTTGGCCAGTTCTACAAGAGGAAAGCCCAGGTTGGTAGCCTCAGGAGACACGCCtgggccaccccccccccaacccccatgcAACCATAGCAGGGCCCAGGTTTACCGTGCTTATTCAGAGGGCGCTTTCTAACACAGACACATATCCGATGTTCCTCTATCTGGAAGAGAAGGGGGGGGTGATAGGAAGACAAGCCATACAGTCCCCAATCCCTGCAGGGGGCAAAGCAGCAAGGCTACTGTCCAGGCAGGAGCCAAACACACTTACAGGGTCAGTCATGGTGAGTCTCTGACATTCCAGAGTAGCTCGGAATTCCTTAATCATCCGTGCAAACTCCCAGTTGGGCAGGCTGGTGTCATATTCCTATGGGGCAAAAATGTATGGGGAAGGGATCATTGCATCAGAGAGTATTGGAAAGTACCCCAGAGGAGGTAGGAGGCCCCCAAACTACTCAAGATCCATAGGtgagctaggtggcgcagtggatagaaaagcagccttggagtcaggaggacctgagttcaaatctgacctcaaacacataataattgcctagctgtgtgatcttggacaagtcactcaatccccattgccttaaataaattaaagaaagaaagaaagaaagaaagaaagaaagaaagaaagaaagaaaaaaagatccataGGTGAGACAAGTCCCAAAGGGTCCAGGGCCAAAAGTGAGGGATGATAGTCAAAGGATGCTAAACAAAGGTCCTAAAGAACCCAAACTCACATTCAGTCCCAAAGAATGAATTCCCATCCAAGCAGAGCTTAGATGCATCTAGGCTCTAGAAACCCCAATAAAATCTCAGCTAAGAAGGGGATGGTGGGGATATCCAAGGCCCAAAGCAAATCCCCAGTTTGGCCCAGGAAAGCACCTGTGCCCGCTTGATCCGCATTTCTGAGTTCTGGGCTCTTTTTTCTTCTcgttttgtcttcattttttccatttctttcactaGGCATGACTTCCTTCGAACTAGGGAGGAAAAACCCCAGCCCAACATCACTTACTAGGGTAGGCCTGCTGCGCCTGCAGCCCCACCTCCTTCAGCTCTGTTCTCTGAGATCCACAAAGAGTCTAGAGATGGCTTCAGGACAAACTTCACCTTTCCAAGACAGCTGTTTCTGGGGGTACTTTGTGTCAAAGTTATCACCATAAAGCACATCTGACCATAGACCCCTACTGCCACAACCCACTTCAGGGGTTGGAGTGAGGCCTGCAGCTCAAGTCTTCCATGCCCCAGCCCTGCTGTTTTCTGTCCTTGCTGAGCACAGACTCCAGcgttattttaaaggaaatgccATGTGGTTATGGTTTTGGAGGTGACAGAAATCATCTCTACCTCCTGAAATGCTTCTCCTACTTAGAGGCCCAGGTCAGGAAACTCTCCTGGCTCTCTCCCCTCAGCTGCTTCTAGGTTACATGGTTTCACTCATCTTAGCCCCTTTTGTCATTCCTCTTTTGTAGCCCCTTTAATTTTGGACAGGAAACAAGGTCATCCCTTGGGGGCAAGGACCTGGCCATCTTGGGATTGCTAGCATTCACTGCCCATCCCCAGTCACTCGATGAGAGAAGGACACTTGTCTCTGCTATACTTCTTTTCCCGAAGGACCCTATGAGTGAAAGATCACAGTCTACCCTGCTAGCTGCCATCTATGGGGCTCCAAGAAGGAGGCTAGACAAGTGGTGTGTCTCCTTGCAGCCCATTCAACAGCTAAGCCAGTAAGGAATGTTGAAGCCCCATGTGGCTGACTCCCAGCTCACATGGCCCTCCGGGTGCCCTGCTAAGCACATGGGACCCCGCCCACCGCTGGAGCTACCTGAGCTGGGAGCAGAGTGGCTTCGGATGGAAGACGTCTGTTCTTCCGCAGTTTCACTGACTGCAGCCAGAGGGATCTCGGTCATGCTACCACGGGGGGCACGAGAGAGAGCAGCTGGGGGAAAAGGCAAGTGATGGCAGGAGTCTGACACAAACATGGGAGGCCCAGCACCCAAgtcaagatacacacacacacacacacacacgctgcTTCCAAATCTCAGCTCCTCTTTTGGACTTGCACAGAGGTTGCCACTCTCTAAGCCAGACCCCCATCTATTGCCAATTACCACCAGGCCCCTTCTGCTTCCAACTCCGCCCATAAAGTCTTCTCCATCTTTTGTGAACAACACAGTCCTGCAAGTGACCATGGCCCAAAGTCTTGGCACCCCCTCTGAAGTCTTTCTTCCTCACAATGGAGCCTTCCAGACCCAAGCCCCCTCCTGGCCATTCTGTGTCCACATTCCTTCTTCCTGCAGCCTTCTCTGTCCAAAGTCTGCCCCACTACATGCTGTCAGTCATCTTCCTCAAGCTCACCCAAGGCTTAGAAATCTTTAGTAGCTCTCCATTCCCAATAGGAAGAGGTCCCAATGCCTGGTCCTTCAAGGCCTCCCTACCAGTCTCTATCTCCCTTACGAGGTCCCTGCCCAGCATACTCCCACACAAGCCAGGGGCCTCTGGTTTCCAGCACTGTCGGCAGAGTCTAGCAGAGGTGCCTTAGCTTTGGAGATACCCTCCCCCTCTGGGGCCTTGAGGTAGAGAAGTTCCAGTTTTGAGCCCAAGGTGGCTCACTTCCCCCTTCTTCCTGCCAGTCCTCATGTTTGCGTCATCAATGGTTCAAGCCAGGCTCTGCTTGTTACTTACTAGGAACTGTGAACTGACTCCTGGTGTTGGCAGCTGCAGAGGGATCTACCTCCATGTCATTCTCCTGGGTCACAAGCCTCTGAGTTTCTGCAATGACAGACATCCGGGTGGTGCGGCCACGCAGAGCTGAAGGAAGGAAAAGGCCAAGAGAGATTgtgagagggagaagaggagctTGGGCTTCGGGGAGGGTGAAGGACCCTACCAAGCCATGAGAAGTGAACAAAATGAAGATCTGAAGATCTCTTCACATCTTCTCTTGGCAGGGTCTACAGCTCCCCACTCACCAGCACCATTAATGAAGTGGCCTTCTCCAGCTCCACAGAGGGGGCTTAACTGGGAGGCAATGAGAAGTCACAGTGGACAGATCCTGAGGACAATCTGTCCCCAGAGCAGCATCGAACCTCAATTTAAAGAGGAGCACCAATCTCATCCTTGAACGATGCTCCCTCTGGCTCTCTGTGTAGGGCTTCCaggaattaaaaggagaaaagtggGGTAAAATGATGGGAAGGTCTCAGGGCAGGTTTGGGGAGCCCCTGTCAGCTTTCTGCAGGTCTCCTGCTAAGCTGAGGATAACCACAGAAAAGCCTGGCCTTCTAGCTAGTACCCCATCCCTGGCAAATACAGGGAACCAGAGGTAACTTAGAGAGGTAAGCACCACCTCATGGCCTCTGTAACATGTAAATGAACTCAAGACCAGAAGATGGCTATGGGAGGCTATTAATATCTTAATCAAAAGGGACAGGGAACATGTAAAATTACCCCTTTTTCAGAGGGGTAACAGTCACAGGAGAGGTAGCATAGAGTTAATGGAGAGAGAACTGGCCTCTCTAACACATACTGGTCCTAGACAACTCCCTCCTCAGATTGTAAAGTTGTTGAGAAGGTGCCAATTTCCTTTAGTCAAGGAAGTTTTCTAATACTACTGAAATCACAGATCAAAACCCTATTCAATATATATTCCCATTTAGAAACCCAAGACTAGAGTCTGGAAAGTCaatggaggaggaaagagaaacatgATCTTTA from Macrotis lagotis isolate mMagLag1 chromosome 2, bilby.v1.9.chrom.fasta, whole genome shotgun sequence includes these protein-coding regions:
- the KIF2C gene encoding kinesin-like protein KIF2C isoform X2 is translated as MFIIEFEDVAAINPELLQLSPLPVHPKDSLPLQENVAVQKQKRRSTLSKIPAPKEALRGRTTRMSVIAETQRLVTQENDMEVDPSAAANTRSQFTVPTALSRAPRGSMTEIPLAAVSETAEEQTSSIRSHSAPSSVRRKSCLVKEMEKMKTKREEKRAQNSEMRIKRAQEYDTSLPNWEFARMIKEFRATLECQRLTMTDPIEEHRICVCVRKRPLNKHELAKKEFDVISVPSKCLLLVHEPKLKVDLTKYLENQAFRFDFAFDETASNEVVYRFTARPLVQTIFEGGKATCFAYGQTGSGKTHTMGGDFSGKNQNASKGIYAFASRDVFLLKNQPRYKNLGLEVYVTFFEIYNGKLFDLLNKKAKLRVLEDGKQQVQVVGLQEHLVDSADDVIRMIETGSACRTSGQTFANASSSRSHACFQILIRAKGKLHGKFSLVDLAGNERGADTSSADRQTRMEGAEINKSLLALKECIRALGQNKSHTPFRESKLTQVLRDSFIGENSRTCMIAMISPGMSSCEYTLNTLRYADRVKELSPHNGGNGELQIQMEMEEEELEPSSGNGLHPRGLSKDEEELSSQMSSFQEAMTQIGELEERAIEELKEIVQKWSNWVELLETTEQPDYDLETFVNKAQHAATEGIKNFSSLQDVLRALRLAMQVEEQASQQMSSHKRPQ